The following proteins are co-located in the Pseudoalteromonas sp. N1230-9 genome:
- the fadI gene encoding acetyl-CoA C-acyltransferase FadI — protein MSEQNILKTAKGDRIAIVSGLRTPFAKQATAFHHVPALDMGKLVVNEMLERLNFDKSEIDQLVFGQVVQMPEAPNIAREIVLGTGMPVSVDAYSVSRACATSFQAIANVAESIMAGSVQVGIAGGADSSSVLPIGVSKKLAGSLVDLNKARTLGQRLKIFSKLRLKDLLPVPPAVAEYSTGLSMGQTAEQMAKTHSISREDQDALAHRSHTLASQAWADGKLKDEVMTAHVAPYKSFIEQDNNIRRNSTVEGYAKLKPVFDRQHGSVTAANATPLTDGAAAVLMMSESKAKALGYNILGYVRSFAFSAIGVHEDMLMGPAHSTPIALDRAGITLADLDLIEMHEAFAAQTLANMKMFASDKFAQEKLGRSKAIGEINMDKFNVLGGSLAYGHPFAATGARLITQSLNELNRRGGGLALTTACAAGGLGAAFVLESA, from the coding sequence ATGTCTGAGCAAAATATACTTAAAACAGCAAAGGGCGATCGTATCGCCATCGTTAGCGGCTTACGAACGCCGTTTGCAAAACAAGCGACTGCATTCCACCATGTGCCAGCACTTGATATGGGTAAACTGGTTGTCAACGAGATGCTTGAACGTCTTAATTTCGACAAGTCTGAAATCGATCAACTTGTATTTGGTCAAGTAGTGCAAATGCCAGAAGCGCCTAATATTGCTCGTGAGATTGTTTTAGGCACAGGTATGCCTGTTTCAGTAGATGCATACTCTGTATCACGTGCGTGTGCGACAAGCTTCCAAGCAATTGCTAATGTTGCTGAGTCAATTATGGCAGGTTCAGTGCAAGTGGGTATCGCTGGTGGTGCTGATTCATCGTCTGTGTTACCAATCGGTGTGAGCAAAAAATTAGCCGGCAGCTTGGTTGATTTAAACAAGGCGCGAACACTTGGCCAGCGTTTGAAGATTTTCTCAAAACTGCGCCTAAAAGATTTACTCCCTGTACCACCAGCTGTTGCTGAGTACTCTACTGGTTTATCTATGGGTCAAACGGCAGAGCAAATGGCGAAAACGCATAGCATCAGTCGTGAAGATCAAGATGCTTTAGCACATCGTTCTCACACTCTTGCAAGCCAAGCATGGGCTGATGGCAAGCTAAAAGACGAAGTAATGACGGCCCATGTTGCGCCTTATAAGAGTTTTATTGAGCAAGATAATAACATCCGCCGTAACTCAACGGTTGAAGGCTACGCGAAATTAAAACCAGTATTTGACCGTCAGCATGGTTCAGTTACTGCTGCTAATGCAACACCGTTAACAGATGGTGCCGCTGCGGTATTAATGATGAGCGAGAGTAAAGCTAAAGCACTGGGTTACAATATTCTTGGTTATGTACGTAGCTTTGCGTTTTCTGCAATCGGTGTTCATGAAGACATGCTAATGGGTCCGGCGCACTCAACGCCAATCGCTCTAGATAGAGCAGGTATTACATTAGCTGATTTAGATTTAATTGAAATGCACGAAGCATTTGCAGCGCAAACACTTGCCAATATGAAGATGTTTGCGTCAGATAAATTTGCACAAGAAAAGCTAGGTCGTAGTAAAGCGATCGGCGAAATTAACATGGACAAGTTCAATGTCTTAGGTGGCTCTCTGGCATACGGCCACCCATTTGCGGCAACAGGTGCACGCCTGATCACGCAAAGCTTGAATGAACTTAATCGTCGCGGTGGCGGCCTAGCACTCACGACTGCGTGTGCAGCGGGTGGCTTAGGTGCAGCCTTTGTATTGGAGAGTGCGTAA
- a CDS encoding AAA family ATPase gives MAVNAFSQLKSYLDTQIIGQPQLTQALLIAILADGHLLVEGPPGLAKTRAVNALAKGVEGSFQRVQFTPDLLPADVTGTDIYRQQTSEFVFEKGPLFHNLILADEINRAPAKVQSALLEAMAERQVTVGKNTYPLSELFMVMATQNPLEQEGTYPLPEAQLDRFLLHLSIDYPGAEHELDILRLTRGEAISDKQAETQQISQSDLFAARKSILGLYLAEPLEKYLVQLIIATREASELDEQLGRWIEYGASPRATIALDKCARAHAWLEGRDFVAPDDIQAVLHNVLRHRIILSYEAQADGISKDDVITRILELVAVP, from the coding sequence ATGGCAGTTAACGCATTTTCACAATTAAAATCATATTTAGACACGCAAATTATCGGCCAACCTCAATTAACTCAAGCACTGTTAATCGCTATTTTGGCAGATGGTCACCTACTTGTTGAAGGTCCTCCTGGTCTTGCAAAGACACGTGCAGTGAATGCTTTAGCAAAAGGCGTAGAAGGTAGCTTCCAACGTGTACAATTTACTCCTGACTTACTCCCTGCGGATGTCACTGGCACCGACATTTACCGTCAGCAAACTAGTGAATTCGTATTTGAAAAAGGGCCACTATTTCACAATCTTATTTTAGCTGACGAAATCAACCGTGCGCCTGCAAAAGTACAATCTGCTTTATTAGAAGCCATGGCTGAGCGCCAAGTAACGGTTGGTAAAAATACTTACCCACTGTCTGAGCTATTTATGGTTATGGCAACCCAAAACCCGCTAGAACAAGAAGGGACTTACCCTCTTCCTGAAGCACAGCTTGACCGCTTCTTACTCCATTTAAGTATTGATTACCCTGGGGCAGAACACGAGCTTGATATTCTTCGCCTGACCCGTGGTGAAGCAATATCTGATAAACAAGCTGAAACACAGCAAATTAGCCAAAGTGATCTTTTCGCAGCACGAAAATCAATTTTGGGTTTGTACCTTGCTGAACCACTTGAAAAGTATTTGGTACAACTAATCATTGCGACCCGCGAAGCTTCTGAACTAGATGAGCAGCTTGGTCGCTGGATTGAGTACGGTGCCAGCCCACGTGCAACCATTGCCCTAGACAAATGTGCTAGAGCTCATGCTTGGCTTGAAGGTCGTGACTTTGTTGCCCCTGACGATATTCAGGCGGTACTGCATAATGTATTACGCCATCGTATTATTTTAAGCTACGAAGCCCAAGCAGACGGCATCAGCAAAGATGATGTGATCACGCGTATTTTAGAACTGGTTGCAGTACCATAA
- a CDS encoding DUF58 domain-containing protein, whose translation MSGQLDIATWLHESHSQGVNLSLKELMYYKAKARLLELAPKVKIKNSLAGQYLAPHKGRGMEFAEVRHYQTGDDIRSIDWRVTARTGETHTKLFQEEKERPVFVFTDFSNSMLFGSKLLLKSVQAAHISALVAWSACQRGDRIGGLVFNQHSHHELKPTSREKAVLKLCHNLCDIHSQALANVDKSATSLFSENLKRLNHLAKPGSLVYIVSDFSALDEASFKQLEILSRHCELIGCHVSDPFEHQLPAFKQTVTVSANGQDLALPLMDKQFRERFAKSAQESFALRLKRLQKSGLSLISFSAATPLELQLVRK comes from the coding sequence ATGTCAGGTCAATTAGATATAGCTACTTGGTTGCATGAAAGCCATAGCCAAGGTGTTAATTTATCACTCAAAGAGTTGATGTATTACAAAGCCAAAGCGCGCTTACTTGAACTTGCACCGAAAGTAAAAATCAAAAACAGCTTAGCAGGGCAATACCTTGCGCCGCACAAAGGGCGAGGCATGGAGTTTGCTGAGGTACGCCATTATCAAACTGGTGATGACATTCGCTCAATCGATTGGCGAGTCACCGCTCGCACTGGCGAAACTCACACAAAACTGTTCCAAGAAGAGAAAGAGCGCCCCGTTTTTGTGTTCACCGACTTTTCAAACTCCATGTTGTTTGGCTCAAAGTTATTGTTAAAGTCAGTGCAAGCAGCACATATCAGCGCTTTGGTTGCATGGTCAGCTTGTCAGCGTGGCGACCGAATTGGTGGTTTGGTATTTAACCAACACAGTCATCATGAACTAAAACCCACATCACGGGAAAAAGCAGTATTAAAGCTTTGCCATAATTTATGTGACATTCATAGTCAGGCGTTAGCTAATGTTGATAAAAGCGCGACCAGTTTATTTAGTGAGAACCTCAAGCGTCTTAACCATTTAGCTAAGCCCGGTAGCTTAGTTTATATCGTTTCAGATTTTAGCGCACTAGACGAAGCAAGCTTTAAACAACTTGAAATACTAAGCCGTCACTGCGAGTTAATTGGTTGCCACGTTAGCGACCCATTCGAACATCAACTTCCTGCATTCAAGCAAACAGTGACTGTATCTGCTAATGGGCAAGATCTTGCTCTGCCGTTAATGGATAAGCAATTTCGGGAACGCTTTGCTAAGTCGGCACAAGAGTCATTCGCTCTTAGGCTAAAACGTCTACAGAAATCTGGACTTAGTTTAATTTCATTCAGTGCAGCCACCCCGCTTGAGCTGCAATTAGTGAGAAAGTAA
- a CDS encoding DUF4381 domain-containing protein, translated as MQTNPLDGLHDVIAPSEVAWWPLAPIWWLIIVFLVALLVVGLVLLYKNQQFKKAKKQAIKMSQNVAKDDAQALHIILKRLTRHYYNSQLASQPLAQWSESLSKLCGDTFSYDELMPLYQQQNNNAELAAKLRSAIHNFKLKEPINV; from the coding sequence ATGCAAACAAATCCGCTCGATGGCTTACATGATGTCATTGCACCTTCAGAGGTCGCATGGTGGCCACTGGCTCCTATTTGGTGGCTAATTATTGTATTTTTAGTTGCACTACTGGTAGTTGGTTTAGTGTTGCTATATAAAAATCAGCAATTCAAGAAAGCCAAAAAGCAAGCGATTAAAATGAGTCAAAATGTGGCTAAAGATGATGCACAAGCGTTGCATATTATTCTTAAGCGCTTAACACGTCATTATTATAATAGTCAGCTTGCTTCACAGCCTTTGGCACAATGGTCAGAGAGTTTATCAAAGCTCTGTGGAGACACTTTTAGCTACGATGAGCTCATGCCACTTTACCAACAGCAAAATAATAATGCAGAGCTTGCGGCTAAATTACGCAGCGCCATTCACAACTTTAAACTCAAGGAGCCTATCAATGTTTGA
- a CDS encoding vWA domain-containing protein translates to MFEFSWPWFFVLLPLPWLVSRFMPSKQQGQLRLRIPGFAKLGLNNQAVQQHSHKVSLLEWAVWVSLVIAIANPTWLDEPITLPNEGRDIMLAVDLSGSMTEQDMAYQGQYVDRLTMVKAVLGDFIEQRQGDRLGLILFGDTAFLQTPLTRDVKTVSQMLGEAQIGLVGRATAIGDALGLSVKRFANKDESNRIVVLLTDGQNTAGNLNPEDALLLAREEGIKVYTIGVGSDNPRGFSLFNMGGMSGGNLDESLLKRIAEQTGGLYFRAKDVAGLQQIYQELDKLEPVSSDEQTFRPQISLFYIPLLAALGLIVLAVFISFTRQLKQEK, encoded by the coding sequence ATGTTTGAGTTTAGTTGGCCTTGGTTCTTTGTGCTTTTACCCTTGCCTTGGTTAGTCAGTCGCTTTATGCCTTCAAAACAGCAAGGTCAGTTACGTCTACGTATTCCAGGCTTTGCTAAGCTTGGGCTTAACAACCAAGCCGTTCAACAACATAGTCACAAAGTGTCATTGCTTGAATGGGCGGTATGGGTCTCATTGGTCATTGCGATTGCAAACCCAACATGGCTTGATGAACCAATTACTTTACCCAATGAAGGCCGTGACATTATGCTGGCGGTAGACTTATCTGGCTCAATGACTGAGCAAGATATGGCTTATCAAGGCCAATATGTCGACAGACTAACCATGGTTAAAGCCGTACTAGGTGACTTTATTGAACAACGTCAAGGCGATCGCCTTGGTCTAATTTTATTTGGTGATACCGCATTTTTACAAACACCGCTTACGCGTGATGTTAAAACCGTAAGCCAAATGCTTGGTGAAGCACAAATTGGCCTTGTAGGCCGCGCAACGGCCATCGGTGATGCCTTAGGTTTATCTGTAAAGCGTTTTGCTAACAAAGATGAGAGCAATCGAATCGTGGTGCTCTTAACTGATGGACAAAACACTGCTGGTAACCTCAATCCTGAAGATGCGCTACTGTTAGCTCGCGAGGAAGGTATAAAAGTATATACCATTGGTGTCGGCTCAGATAACCCACGTGGTTTTAGTCTATTTAATATGGGTGGTATGAGTGGCGGCAACCTTGATGAAAGCTTGCTAAAACGTATTGCCGAGCAAACTGGCGGCTTATACTTTAGAGCAAAAGATGTGGCTGGTTTGCAGCAGATTTATCAAGAACTCGATAAGCTCGAACCTGTTAGTAGTGATGAGCAGACTTTTCGCCCTCAGATTTCATTGTTTTATATTCCGCTATTGGCAGCACTTGGTTTAATTGTTCTTGCTGTATTCATTAGCTTTACTCGCCAACTTAAGCAGGAGAAGTAA